In one Butyrivibrio proteoclasticus B316 genomic region, the following are encoded:
- a CDS encoding alginate O-acetyltransferase AlgX-related protein has product MKNIEKYVFTAIFIAGVGIYSVLSIVNASEQIYECCSETQIESTDDAKKVISDIEDEMVSNVAARYGVIEIYGETNKLLGKNEINGFEYVRDKNGFLSLGNFWNEVHDTDVKPLAVETEHFYESLKKKGINMLYVSFPQKVSDEWTDGYSGIPYDDFSYKNNMFMIQMRKYRIPNLDLTKTLEESGLPYEEMFFKTDHHWTSKAAFLGFQAILDKLDEMGVELDPNGYYRNFDNYKVIHYEDMMLGSSGRSVGQRYAGGRENFDLYYIDDDTEYEFTYGDNKTIYGKASETIIDFNVPEKIEKEPDSIYTLSMYDMYMRGIRPKVRIDNINSQGPKVLMITDSYASPIGAWLAPMCSRLDFLWANRNDDEAIDRYIEENDYDLVIVGLYPNDVNSEFIRFSSSDDN; this is encoded by the coding sequence ATGAAAAATATAGAAAAATATGTATTTACAGCAATCTTCATTGCTGGTGTTGGAATATATTCTGTTTTATCTATTGTAAATGCATCAGAGCAAATTTACGAATGCTGTAGCGAAACTCAGATTGAGAGTACTGATGATGCTAAAAAAGTCATTTCTGATATCGAAGACGAGATGGTTAGCAATGTTGCGGCCAGATACGGTGTCATTGAGATATATGGTGAAACAAATAAGCTTCTTGGTAAGAATGAAATAAATGGCTTTGAATATGTTAGAGATAAAAATGGATTTTTAAGCCTCGGAAACTTTTGGAACGAGGTTCATGATACGGATGTCAAACCTCTTGCAGTAGAAACTGAGCATTTTTATGAATCTCTCAAGAAAAAAGGCATAAATATGTTGTATGTTTCATTTCCGCAGAAGGTATCGGATGAATGGACGGATGGATATAGTGGTATACCGTATGACGATTTCTCATATAAGAACAATATGTTCATGATACAGATGAGAAAGTATAGAATTCCGAATCTGGATCTTACTAAAACGCTGGAAGAATCCGGACTACCTTATGAAGAAATGTTCTTTAAAACGGATCACCATTGGACTAGTAAAGCGGCCTTTTTAGGCTTTCAGGCTATACTTGATAAACTTGATGAAATGGGAGTAGAGCTTGATCCAAATGGTTACTATCGTAACTTTGATAATTACAAAGTTATACATTACGAAGATATGATGCTTGGATCATCAGGAAGATCAGTAGGCCAGAGATATGCCGGCGGAAGAGAGAATTTTGATCTTTATTATATTGATGACGATACAGAGTATGAGTTTACTTACGGTGATAATAAGACAATATATGGTAAAGCTTCTGAAACTATAATTGATTTTAATGTTCCCGAAAAAATAGAAAAAGAACCTGATTCTATTTACACATTAAGTATGTATGACATGTACATGAGAGGAATCAGACCCAAGGTAAGAATAGATAATATAAACTCTCAAGGTCCAAAAGTTCTCATGATTACTGATTCTTATGCGTCACCAATAGGGGCTTGGCTGGCACCTATGTGCAGCAGGCTGGATTTCTTATGGGCTAACCGTAATGATGATGAAGCTATTGATAGATATATTGAGGAAAATGATTATGATCTGGTAATCGTCGGGCTATATCCTAACGATGTCAATTCAGAGTTTATACGATTCTCTTCATCAGATGATAACTAA
- a CDS encoding MBOAT family O-acyltransferase, translating to MFYAWGEPVYVILLLASILVNYILGLFEQSIRDKNDKAAKAGIVVACLVNLGLLFVFKYLTFILTSVNDFAGMELIQVPDIRLPIGISFFTFQALSYVIDIYRKDTDAQKNPLYVGLYIAFFPQLIAGPIVRYKTIAEQIKSRKSTLDLFANGTTRFAVGISKKVLLANNIAIVADTIFRLTQTTKEYYSVPVTMAWLGGICYTLQIYMDFSAYSDMAIGLGQMFGFCFEENFNYPYITKSIGEFWRRWHISLGTWFKEYVYFPLGGSRVKNKDKMVRNTLIVWILTGIWHGAYWTFIFWGIYNLIFIIFERVVSFEKIEGHDFLKHIYSLVVIMFGWIMFRADTLYELGEYFANMFGLTNNAFYNARVGMFLKEYALVIIFSIVFSMPVARICREKLEKMENGALKIGLKSAYVVGLTAAFTFSVISMVKGGYNPFIYFNF from the coding sequence GTGTTTTATGCATGGGGAGAACCTGTTTATGTGATTCTCCTCCTTGCATCAATCCTGGTGAATTATATATTAGGACTGTTTGAGCAGAGTATTAGAGACAAAAATGATAAGGCTGCAAAGGCGGGGATCGTTGTTGCCTGTTTAGTTAACCTGGGACTTTTATTTGTCTTTAAATACCTCACATTCATTCTCACATCAGTTAATGATTTTGCTGGCATGGAACTGATTCAGGTTCCGGATATCAGATTGCCTATTGGCATTTCTTTTTTCACATTTCAGGCTTTGTCCTATGTGATTGATATATACAGAAAAGATACTGATGCTCAGAAAAACCCATTGTATGTTGGCTTATATATAGCCTTTTTCCCGCAGCTTATTGCAGGACCTATTGTAAGATACAAGACAATTGCAGAGCAGATAAAAAGCAGAAAGTCTACTTTGGACCTGTTTGCTAACGGCACAACCAGATTTGCTGTGGGAATTTCCAAAAAAGTATTACTAGCAAATAATATTGCAATTGTAGCTGATACTATATTCAGACTTACACAGACTACTAAAGAGTATTATTCAGTTCCAGTGACTATGGCATGGCTTGGCGGTATTTGCTATACGCTTCAGATCTATATGGATTTTTCGGCATATTCTGATATGGCTATTGGCCTCGGACAGATGTTTGGATTTTGCTTTGAAGAAAACTTCAATTATCCATATATAACAAAGTCTATTGGAGAATTCTGGAGAAGATGGCACATATCACTTGGAACTTGGTTTAAAGAATATGTCTATTTCCCACTTGGAGGATCGAGAGTTAAAAACAAGGACAAGATGGTCAGAAATACCCTTATAGTATGGATACTTACTGGTATTTGGCACGGCGCATATTGGACTTTCATTTTTTGGGGAATATACAATCTGATATTCATCATTTTTGAGAGAGTTGTAAGTTTTGAAAAAATCGAAGGACATGATTTTCTTAAACATATCTATTCACTGGTAGTTATCATGTTTGGATGGATAATGTTCAGGGCAGATACTCTTTATGAACTTGGTGAATATTTTGCCAACATGTTTGGACTTACTAATAATGCCTTTTACAATGCGCGAGTTGGAATGTTCCTTAAAGAATATGCCCTGGTTATCATTTTTTCTATTGTGTTCTCTATGCCTGTTGCAAGAATATGCAGAGAAAAGCTAGAGAAAATGGAAAATGGAGCCCTTAAGATTGGGCTTAAAAGTGCTTATGTTGTTGGATTAACAGCTGCTTTTACCTTTTCTGTGATCAGCATGGTAAAGGGTGGATACAATCCATTCATATATTTTAATTTCTAA
- a CDS encoding glycosyltransferase family 2 protein, with translation MRKKDKKYNLFLIISTILMVVYFGWRLFFTFPTKYGPVAIVCAVILFVCEFVSAVEAFIHLLSSMNPVVPERPTIPKEWYPDVDVFIATHNESTDVLYKTVNGCKYMKYPDKSKVHIWICDDGYRMEVKELAEKMGVGWQGLQNNKLAKAGNLNNALAHTSAPLVVTFDADMIPTRNFLLETVPYFFLPRMKKLENGKWVERTKDEIDPNYKIGFIQTPQNFYNPDLFQYNLYAEDKVPNEQDYFFREINVSRNKSNSPIYAGSNTVISRKALEEVGGIATGTITEDFETGIHIQGRGYSCYAVDNVLAHGLAPDSVDSLIKQRERWGRGCIYSLRKMHIWTNKEMPLASKISYYSCQIYWWTFLRRFVFILCPIIFSVFSIPVMECKPWELLLFWLPSYVMFNKAQALESGDIRTNRWSNIIDTVMFPYLVIPICLEAMGFQQHKFVVTRKDRVIQDTNDAKLAIPHGILLAFSLISLVIALSDLIRYKAVGSVIIIYWLCVNAFALTMAIFFMIGRKNLRMTERYDVSLPVKVIFNDQILYGDTIDVSETGLAVKMNQSVLIPKGTVRIHVKTHHYNAHFNAKEVYVTDYIDSVTGEKMYRYSFAITELDEENKSQYYQLIYDREPSLPSFTAKEDSVFANLSDNFEGRIEGVHTQKRRLYRVYVHEEVKEADGSKGFMYDYNYRYVALNWNDQIGKKTREILFGKGINMTCSFVRCIDDNRALYKIKNSDDLIFSDDFDSILKRWDEKMAG, from the coding sequence ATGAGGAAAAAGGATAAAAAGTATAATTTATTTCTTATAATTTCCACCATTCTAATGGTAGTTTACTTTGGCTGGAGACTTTTCTTTACATTTCCAACCAAGTATGGCCCTGTAGCTATTGTTTGTGCAGTTATCCTGTTTGTGTGTGAATTTGTTTCTGCAGTTGAGGCATTCATTCATCTTTTATCTTCGATGAATCCGGTTGTTCCTGAGAGACCAACTATTCCAAAGGAATGGTATCCGGATGTTGATGTGTTTATAGCAACACACAATGAATCTACAGACGTGCTATACAAGACTGTAAATGGCTGTAAATACATGAAATATCCTGATAAGAGTAAAGTACATATCTGGATCTGTGATGACGGATACAGAATGGAGGTCAAGGAACTGGCCGAGAAGATGGGAGTAGGCTGGCAGGGACTTCAGAATAATAAACTTGCCAAGGCAGGAAACCTTAACAATGCACTTGCACATACTTCTGCGCCTCTTGTTGTAACATTTGATGCAGACATGATTCCAACCAGAAATTTCCTGCTTGAGACAGTTCCATATTTCTTCCTTCCAAGAATGAAGAAACTTGAAAATGGCAAATGGGTTGAAAGAACTAAGGATGAGATCGATCCAAACTATAAGATTGGATTTATCCAGACTCCGCAGAACTTCTACAATCCGGATCTTTTCCAGTATAACCTATATGCAGAAGATAAAGTGCCTAACGAACAGGATTATTTCTTTAGAGAAATCAATGTTTCCAGAAATAAATCTAATTCACCAATATATGCTGGCTCAAATACAGTGATCAGTAGAAAGGCTTTGGAAGAAGTTGGTGGAATTGCTACTGGAACTATCACAGAAGATTTTGAGACCGGAATTCATATTCAGGGACGCGGATATTCCTGCTATGCGGTTGATAATGTTCTTGCACACGGACTTGCACCTGATTCAGTAGATTCACTTATTAAACAAAGGGAACGTTGGGGAAGAGGCTGTATTTATTCACTAAGGAAAATGCATATATGGACCAATAAGGAAATGCCATTGGCATCCAAGATAAGCTATTATTCCTGTCAGATTTATTGGTGGACATTCCTTAGAAGATTTGTATTTATACTATGCCCGATTATCTTTTCAGTATTTTCAATTCCTGTAATGGAATGTAAGCCTTGGGAGCTTTTGCTTTTCTGGCTTCCTTCCTATGTCATGTTTAATAAGGCTCAGGCATTGGAATCTGGAGATATTAGAACCAACAGATGGAGTAACATCATCGATACAGTTATGTTCCCATATTTGGTTATTCCGATTTGCCTCGAAGCAATGGGATTTCAGCAGCATAAGTTTGTTGTTACCAGAAAAGACCGTGTAATACAGGATACAAATGATGCCAAGCTTGCAATTCCTCATGGCATTTTGCTTGCATTTTCACTTATATCACTGGTAATTGCTTTATCTGATCTGATCAGATATAAGGCTGTAGGTAGTGTGATCATTATTTACTGGTTATGCGTAAATGCTTTTGCTCTTACTATGGCTATCTTCTTCATGATCGGCAGAAAAAATCTACGTATGACAGAAAGATATGATGTGTCACTTCCTGTAAAGGTCATTTTTAATGATCAGATTTTGTATGGAGATACAATTGATGTTTCTGAGACCGGTCTTGCGGTAAAAATGAATCAGTCAGTTCTTATTCCAAAAGGAACTGTAAGAATTCATGTCAAGACACATCACTACAATGCACATTTCAATGCTAAAGAAGTGTATGTTACTGACTATATTGATTCCGTTACTGGGGAGAAAATGTATCGATATAGCTTTGCTATTACTGAACTTGATGAGGAGAATAAGTCTCAGTATTACCAGCTCATATATGACAGAGAGCCATCTTTGCCAAGTTTCACAGCTAAAGAAGATAGCGTTTTTGCTAATCTGTCTGATAACTTTGAGGGGCGAATCGAAGGAGTTCATACTCAAAAGAGACGTCTATACAGAGTTTATGTTCATGAAGAAGTTAAGGAAGCAGATGGAAGTAAGGGATTTATGTATGATTACAATTACCGCTATGTAGCCCTTAACTGGAATGATCAGATTGGTAAAAAGACAAGAGAAATATTATTTGGAAAAGGCATTAATATGACATGTTCTTTTGTGAGATGCATAGATGATAATAGAGCTCTTTATAAGATAAAAAATAGTGATGACCTGATATTCAGCGACGATTTCGATTCCATTTTAAAGAGATGGGATGAAAAAATGGCGGGCTGA
- a CDS encoding CotH kinase family protein, with product MNKRKSITIVVMLLLFSLAGISFAKLSEKKSDAVDSKIVDSSVGMTEIPEDGMVDDSFTSHLPLVVLDLEEQEIPVAYKYDSDKEILVPIDGIDPYVCGNVYLYAGKDINSLNDAPQVSSGMHVKYRGNSSLFYDKKQYKLELLDENGAKKDENLLGMGEDSDWILNISMSDKSLLRNYLAYNVAGEIDPFTPDVQYCEVLIKKGDKYEYEGLYLLCESIKVSKDRVDISRYNKDGLSSFLVKRDRYDEEAVILDTWATEQGLTYGYLSLEYPRREKLSADSVKNIQDNINQAEKVIYSDDKRILDTYPDYIDETSFVDYFLINEFFGNYDAGNNSTYMYAELNGKIHIGPVWDFDGAMDNYLDAMADDDKIAFQSRAWFERLIDSDRFLIALQKRYAQLLKGSFDKKHINKIIDDALVYMGNARLRDYSRWHKSYDEYKLVNSEDEFGIYVDRNGYTYDEEVQKLRDYVSVHSEAVNKELSNYGNHNLYVSSLGKYGNFACLFIVFFLCSVIIVRRKA from the coding sequence ATGAATAAAAGAAAAAGTATAACGATAGTGGTTATGCTCTTGCTATTTTCTCTTGCAGGTATATCTTTTGCAAAGCTTTCAGAAAAAAAATCAGATGCAGTAGATAGTAAAATCGTTGACTCAAGTGTAGGAATGACAGAAATTCCTGAAGATGGAATGGTAGATGATTCTTTTACTTCCCATCTTCCTCTTGTTGTATTAGACCTTGAGGAACAGGAAATTCCAGTAGCTTACAAATATGATTCTGATAAAGAAATCCTGGTACCTATTGATGGAATTGATCCTTATGTCTGCGGAAATGTTTATCTGTATGCAGGTAAAGACATAAATTCACTTAATGACGCGCCGCAGGTTTCTTCAGGCATGCATGTCAAGTACAGGGGAAATTCGTCGCTTTTTTATGATAAAAAGCAGTACAAGTTAGAACTTCTGGATGAGAATGGTGCCAAGAAAGATGAGAATCTTCTTGGCATGGGAGAAGATAGCGACTGGATATTAAACATTTCCATGTCGGATAAATCACTTCTTAGAAATTACCTTGCATATAATGTAGCAGGAGAAATTGATCCTTTTACACCGGATGTGCAGTACTGCGAAGTACTGATCAAAAAGGGCGATAAGTACGAGTATGAAGGCTTGTATCTTTTATGTGAGAGCATAAAAGTCTCCAAAGACAGAGTGGATATTTCAAGGTATAACAAGGACGGTCTTTCTTCATTTCTTGTGAAAAGAGACAGATATGATGAGGAGGCTGTGATACTTGATACCTGGGCAACTGAGCAGGGCCTTACTTATGGTTACCTATCACTTGAATATCCTAGAAGAGAGAAGCTATCTGCAGATTCTGTCAAAAACATACAGGATAATATAAATCAGGCTGAAAAGGTTATTTATTCTGACGATAAGCGAATTCTGGACACTTATCCTGATTATATAGATGAGACTTCATTTGTAGATTATTTCCTGATAAATGAATTTTTTGGTAATTATGACGCAGGAAATAACTCAACATATATGTATGCTGAACTTAATGGCAAAATCCATATCGGACCTGTATGGGATTTTGACGGAGCTATGGATAACTATCTGGATGCGATGGCTGATGATGACAAAATAGCCTTCCAAAGTAGAGCCTGGTTTGAAAGACTAATAGATTCCGACAGGTTTCTTATAGCACTTCAAAAGAGATATGCTCAACTTCTAAAGGGCAGCTTTGATAAGAAGCACATAAACAAGATTATTGATGATGCACTTGTTTATATGGGGAATGCCCGACTTAGAGATTATAGCAGGTGGCATAAATCATATGATGAATACAAACTGGTTAATTCAGAAGATGAATTTGGCATTTATGTTGACAGAAATGGTTACACATATGATGAGGAAGTACAAAAGCTAAGAGACTATGTCTCAGTTCACTCTGAGGCTGTTAATAAAGAACTCAGTAATTACGGCAATCATAATCTATATGTGTCATCCCTTGGTAAATATGGCAACTTTGCATGCCTGTTTATTGTATTCTTTCTGTGCTCAGTAATTATAGTTCGAAGAAAAGCATAA
- a CDS encoding DUF4956 domain-containing protein, with protein sequence MKKELLNYLVTNSGALTPKQVLLNFVAVLILSFCIFVSYKYSYSKLVYSARFNTSLVVLAVITTLVMSCIGNNVALSLGMVGALSIVRFRTSVKDARDTAYIFWAIAIGICCGVADYQIAIIGTVFIFVLLLIFGNVQSNTRYLLVVRTSREASATVRDAIEQYYNKKAFFRTDNSNKEDDELIYLVSEGVIKKSEKKNGSLNDILYAIDGVKDVNIVSQNNEMNN encoded by the coding sequence ATGAAAAAGGAATTACTTAACTATCTTGTAACAAATTCAGGGGCGCTTACTCCTAAACAAGTGCTTTTAAACTTTGTAGCTGTACTGATTCTGAGCTTTTGCATATTTGTTTCTTACAAATATTCTTATTCAAAGCTTGTTTACAGTGCCAGATTTAATACTTCTTTAGTTGTTCTGGCAGTGATCACTACACTTGTCATGAGCTGTATTGGGAATAATGTTGCTCTTTCACTTGGTATGGTCGGTGCGCTTTCTATTGTTCGTTTCCGTACCAGCGTCAAGGATGCCAGAGACACAGCTTATATTTTCTGGGCGATTGCCATTGGTATTTGCTGTGGAGTTGCAGATTATCAGATAGCTATCATCGGAACAGTTTTCATTTTTGTTCTGCTTCTCATTTTTGGAAATGTTCAGAGTAATACAAGATATCTTCTTGTTGTAAGAACATCAAGAGAGGCTTCAGCTACGGTAAGAGATGCTATTGAGCAGTACTACAACAAAAAGGCATTTTTTAGAACTGATAACTCCAACAAAGAAGATGATGAACTTATTTACCTTGTTTCAGAGGGTGTTATAAAAAAATCAGAAAAAAAGAACGGTTCATTAAACGATATTCTCTATGCAATAGATGGAGTTAAAGACGTGAACATCGTTTCACAGAATAATGAGATGAACAACTAA
- a CDS encoding polyphosphate polymerase domain-containing protein, with amino-acid sequence MIDVLREEKKYKISLECASSLFDKMSKVMDGDPYNGLDQYMVRSLYFDTMNDSDFAEKEMGNEYRKKIRLRVYKASAKKAKLEIKEKCGVNQRKRSLTVSKEDAIELINCNYSVLLNYDEDLAKELYYIMVTEGYRPKCVVQYMRRAFAAVENNIRITYDTELVSNEGYFDIFDENLCVYPIADKDEVILEVKYNNFLLSYIKDVLECVDKTETSNSKYCRARKYGMMEA; translated from the coding sequence ATGATTGATGTTTTAAGAGAAGAAAAGAAATATAAAATTTCTTTAGAATGTGCAAGCAGCTTATTTGACAAGATGAGTAAAGTCATGGATGGGGATCCATACAACGGACTTGATCAGTACATGGTCCGTTCACTATATTTTGATACCATGAATGATTCTGATTTTGCAGAAAAAGAAATGGGTAACGAGTATAGAAAGAAAATCAGGCTACGAGTATATAAGGCTTCTGCCAAGAAGGCCAAGCTTGAAATTAAAGAAAAATGTGGGGTAAATCAGCGTAAGAGATCTCTTACAGTTTCCAAAGAAGATGCCATTGAACTTATAAATTGTAATTATTCTGTGCTTCTAAATTATGATGAGGATCTGGCTAAAGAGCTTTATTACATCATGGTAACAGAAGGATACAGGCCTAAATGTGTTGTTCAGTATATGAGACGTGCTTTTGCAGCAGTTGAGAACAACATCAGGATTACATATGATACTGAACTCGTATCAAATGAAGGATATTTTGATATCTTCGATGAGAATCTTTGTGTGTATCCTATTGCGGACAAGGATGAGGTTATTCTTGAGGTTAAATATAACAATTTTCTACTCAGCTATATAAAAGATGTCCTGGAATGCGTGGACAAGACGGAAACATCTAACAGTAAATATTGCAGAGCTAGAAAATATGGAATGATGGAGGCATAA
- a CDS encoding family 16 glycosylhydrolase: MQANKISLSNSDGRDCFYQRMAETESANMSKANWANGGMFGCDFSKYNVRFTEENMQLWLTDALDSSKYDYAFSGAEYRSNDYFGYGMYVVDMKPAKADGIVSSFFIFTREDDGSNWDEIDIEFLGKDTTRVQFNFYSDGCGKHEYMYELGFDASEEFHRYGFLWLSDRIIWTVDDTPVYMVTSKDSMIPDSQGRIMMNIWNGNNSEKTINWLGQYRGSVDIHADYNYFVYTPYEGDEIDLEFQGGERISND, translated from the coding sequence ATGCAAGCAAATAAGATCAGTTTGTCGAACTCTGATGGCAGAGATTGTTTTTATCAGAGAATGGCCGAAACCGAATCTGCTAACATGTCCAAGGCAAACTGGGCAAACGGAGGAATGTTTGGCTGTGATTTTTCCAAGTATAACGTAAGGTTCACAGAAGAAAATATGCAGCTATGGCTAACTGATGCATTAGACAGTTCCAAATATGACTATGCATTTTCCGGAGCAGAGTATAGGTCTAATGATTATTTTGGATATGGAATGTATGTGGTGGATATGAAACCGGCCAAGGCTGATGGAATTGTGTCGTCATTTTTTATTTTTACCAGAGAAGATGATGGAAGTAACTGGGATGAAATAGATATTGAGTTTTTGGGGAAAGACACCACCAGGGTACAGTTTAATTTCTATAGTGATGGATGTGGCAAACATGAATATATGTATGAGCTTGGTTTTGATGCATCTGAAGAATTTCACAGATATGGCTTTTTATGGCTAAGTGACAGGATCATATGGACTGTTGATGATACACCTGTATATATGGTTACCAGCAAGGACAGCATGATTCCGGATTCACAGGGGCGCATAATGATGAATATTTGGAACGGCAATAATTCTGAAAAGACAATTAACTGGCTTGGGCAATACAGAGGAAGCGTGGATATACATGCTGACTACAATTATTTTGTGTATACGCCCTATGAAGGCGATGAAATAGATTTAGAATTTCAGGGAGGAGAGAGAATAAGCAATGATTGA